The DNA window AAGTGTAACAAAGGCGATGTCAGACACCATGAGCCAAATTGGCAAACTCGCAAATGATGTATCAGAATCCGCTACATCTGCTAATATGCTGTCAGAAGAAGCCAAAAAAATTAGCAGCATCATGTTAGAAATTCGAGGGATTGCCGACCAAACAAATCTACTTGCATTAAATGCAGCAATTGAGGCTGCGCGCGCTGGTGAACATGGCCGTGGTTTTTCTGTTGTAGCCGATGAGGTAAGAGCATTATCAACACGCAGCCATAATGCCACTGAGCAAATCCAAACCTCAATTAACGAGATTCAACAAACGCTTGAGCAATGGTCAATAACGATGCAGCAAGGCAAAGAGTCTGCCGAGTTATGTGTTGATGAATCTAAACGTACACAAGTGATGATGCAGAATGTCTATGGTGCTATCACTGATATTTCAGACTTGGCAATACAAATATCGAGTGCATCAGAAGAGCAGAATATGGTGTCACAAGAAATCAGTCGAAATATTGTCAATATCAGTGATGCTTCACAGCATAACCTACAACAAACAGAGTTAGTTGAACGTGAGGCATCCGATATTAACAATAACTCTAAATCACTGGCTGCGTTAGGCTCAACCTTTTAAGCTGATTAAGGTCTGTTGCAATGGCTTTTACCGTATAGATTTGAAAAAGGCTGTGCGGTAAAGCCGTGAGCAAAAATGCTCATAAGGATCGTAAGAGTTACAACAGCGTAAACAACATCAAAACCACCAATATCACCGACGTTATGCGCCACAATCAACACGTATAAAATAGAAGCAATTCCACGCGGTCCAAACCAAGCAATAAACACACGGCTTGCAAAATCCAAATTTGTACCAATTAATGAAATCATCACAGGCAACATACGTAATACAGTCAAGCTCAATAATGCATAGATAACCACATTCACGCTAATATCATGTAATGTTAATGGCACAAACGCTAAACCAAACAAAAAGAAGCTAATAAGAATAAATAACTCCCCTTCGCTTTCTGCAAACTCTGCAATATGCGCTCGCGCTTGTTTACTGGTATTGCCAATATATAACCCCGCAAAAAAAGCAGCAATAAAACCATTACCTAATAATGCTTCGGCAAGATAAAACCCGAGAATAGCGAGGGCTATCGGAATCAGGTTTTGATAGCTTTCTTCAATCCAGTTATGCGCAATTGCTTTGTTCAATAATTTAGCACCAAGATAACCAACCATACCGCCAACCAGCATGCCAAAAACGATTTGTTCAGCTACATACCAAATCCAGTTATAATCATCAGCTTTACTTAATCCACTGGTTATCAGTGCAACCACAGTTAGTACAACAGGGAAAACAATACCGTCATTTAAACCACTTTCAACATTGATACTCGAACGGATCATGTTAGGTACTTTCGGATCTGAGACCACCGCTTTTCCTAATGCCGCATCCGTAGGTGTAAGCAGTAACGCCAATAGGATCATATAAATAATTGCTTGGTCAGGAAACAGCCATACTGCTGCTGCAGTACCTGCGAAAATCGTTAAAGGTAGAGCAATAAAGAGTAATCGTGCTGGTATATGCCATGAACGTCGCAGCAACTTTAGATCTAACAATGCCGCATCACTAAACAACACGAGTACTAATGTGATTTCCACCAACACAGTAACAAATTCGGCATCCACTTCAACAGCAGTAATACCTAATCCAAATGGCGAGCAAATAAGCCCCAATACGGTGAATACCATAGGGCCTGATATATCAAATTGGGCGAATTTTTTGGATATAAAACCATAGAACAATACGATTAAGGCAATAATCAAAATAACGACATGTTCATCCATGACTAAAACTCCGAACTAAAGTGAATTGATTTCTTTGACCATCGCGATCACTTGTTGATACGTTTTAGCATTTAGCTTTGCAGAGCAGCAATAATTTTCAATCACCGCATGCTTACGAATCAATTCGACAAACTCAGACACCAATATTCGACAGTCTAAAGAAACAAACATGTCTGTATTCAAAGGAGATGACGCGACAGGAAGTGAGAATAAAGCACCACTCGCATCGATTAACCTATCTTCTGATTCATAGTGAGGCAGGCATAAACCAGGATCATTTTTCCACTCAGTTAACGACTCAACATAAATAAGTTCATCTTCACTGTGATATTTTATCACTGCAGGCCACTTTACCATTTGAGTACTCCTATCATTTACTATTAGCCCACTGTAGCAGCTTGTTATTAATGTTTCAGTTATAAAATTCAAATACTTAAGCTTAGCATTCACACTAGCAAAACGAATATCACCTTTAATCATACTTATGTGCATTAAACTGAGTATAATGGCCTATCATTTACTTGTATATTATACAAATGTGGAAACAACCCAGTTACGAGCAAAGAATAATTTTCGCACCACCATCGATGCTATTTTAGATAATATCCATAAGCATGGTTATGCTGTTATCGAAGATGCACTTCCAGAAGGCATTATTGAAAAGTTACTGACTGATTGCCTTGAAAACCAACCTGAATTTAAAGCCGCTGGCATTGGTCGTCAGCAAGACTCACAATTAAACACTCAGATACGCAAAGATAAAACCTTGTGGTTAACGGGTGAAAGTCCTGCTCAAGCTGATTTTATGGCGCTAATGAGCGACCTTAGGTTGGAAGTTAATCGTAACTTTTTCTTAGGCTTATTTGATTATGAATGTCATTACGCGAAATATGAAATTGGTGATTTTTATAAAAAACACCTAGATGCGTTTAAAGGTAAATCAAACCGTGTCTTTACCACGGTCTGTTACCTGAACACCCCCGGTGTTGGTGGTGAATTACTCATCTATGCACAAGATTCAAATGATGTGATCGCACGCGTTGCGCCCAAAACAGGGACCTTGGTAGTATTTGAAAGTGAACGTTTTCCGCATGAAGTACTTGCAGCTAAATCAACACGTTATTCAATTGCTGGTTGGTTTAGAATGAACAATTCAATTGCAGGCACGATAGACCCAACGTCATAACAACAAAAAGACGAGTCATATTACTATCACTCGTCTTTAATAATCGATAGCCAGTAATAAACAACTAAGGCTGAGTTTTTTGGCGCAGTGTCGTCACCACTTCGCCACCTATACCCCAGTTATCGGTATTCACTTCGTCAATCACCACAACGGTCGTTTTCGGGTTTTTCCCCAATACGTCCACCAGCAATTGTGTCGCACCTGCGATTAACTGTGCTTTTTTTCTCTTTCGTTACTTGCTCATCGGTGATTTTGATATTGATATTGATATTGATATACGGCATTTAACAACTCCTTTGATGATAACGGTCAGAATTCCATAATCTAACCTTGAAATAACAGACTTAATTTATGCGTGTTCACTCTTGGCGTAAGTTAGTTTTTTATTAGCAAAGTGCTTTTTATTAACAAAAAACTGGGTATTAGCAAACCAGACACCAATACTCACCGCAGTCATCGCGATGATTAAACCTATTTTAACAGGTTCATCAAATACAAATAATGCACTCACACCAGCAATAACCGGTACCATCGCCATCATAGTGCCCATGTTTGCCGCACCAATAATCTGCACAGCGCGCACATACAACAGCATTTGAACTATCGTCGCCATGAAACCCTGATAAAAGCTTTGCAATAAAATATCCCCCCACAATCCAGCACTGACTAATTCGAAACTGATATTCTTAGGTAACCAGAGTAAATAAATCGGCATGTAAATGCTGCATGTAATCATAGCTAGACTGGCGGTAGCTTGCCATGGGGTGATCTGCCAACGGCTCAGTAATACTGAAAATATGCCCCAACAAAACGCAGCTCCCGCCAAACTTAAATGACCAATCGATAATGCTCCCTGCACTAAAAACTCTTGTAAAAATAGCACCGCGATACCCGATGTAATCACCGCGACACCAAACCACTTACTCCAAACGTGCCTTTGTTTGTTAACCACAACCGACAAAACAATAATCATCACAGGGATCAAGCCAGGCAGCAGTACCGCTGACTGTGAACCAGGAGTCGTTTCAAATCCTTGAAAGGCAAATAACGCATATCCTAGACCACCAAACAGGCTACAAACAATGAGCTTAGGTTGCCATAACTTGAACCGAAATTTAAACCACCAAATAGGGAGAACTAAAGCTGCACAAGTTGCATAACGAATGGCAATAACATCATAAGACAATAAGGGGCTAATCCCACCCATACGAGACACTAAAATAAACCCAGACCAAATAAGCACGGCCCCAAATGCAGCCAAGTAACCTTGACGTGTTGAATTATTCATAATTTATTCCTAACTAAGCTTATGAATTAGAGTATAAAAGCAATATACTGTTATTAATAATGAATTATTATGAATCTATCTTTCTCATTTGAAGAAGGTTATGCGGTGTAACGTGGAGATATAAACAATGGAATTGTCTGACCTTACTATTTTTTGTGCTGTCGTCGAAATGGGCGGGATAAGTCCTGCAGCACATGCATTAAATCGTGTACCTTCAAATATTACATCACGAGTCAAAAAATTAGAAGCCGAATTAAATACCGCTCTATTCATTCGAGAAAAGAACCGGTTAAGACCCTCACCCACTGGTGAACAATTTTTTACTCATGCTAAAGAAATTCTAGCCATGGCTGAGTCGGCGATATTAAAAATCAATAATACGACACCATCTGGAAGACTACGCTTAGGCAGTATCGAAGCTGTCGCGGCATCACGCCTATCTAACGTATTATTGGATTTTCATCAGACCTACACTGAAGTCGAGTTAGAAGTAACCACCAGCCCCACAGGTACACTCATCGAACAAGTTATTGATGGCCAACTAGACTTAGCACTCGTGTCTGATCCCCCCCAAGATCAACGACTACAAATAACACCGATATTTAGCGAGACCCTAGTACTGGTTTCGAGTTTGCTTAATGAAGATATTAACTCCCCCTTAGACTTAGGCCATAATCCCACATTACTGGGTTTCTCAACACAATGCGTCTATCGTACACGTTTAGTTGACTGGGTAAAACAAGCAGATATACTCCCCAAAATTGTGGAAATAAACTCCTATACGGCACTATTAAACTGCGTAACAGCGGGTATGGGGGTTGGTTTTGTGCCAGAAAAATTATTGACTGTATATCCATTTAAAGAAGGTATTAAAACACACCCTTTACCAACAATGATAGGCTCTACAACGACTAACTTAATTTGGCGTAAGGACTCAGTGAAATCAAGTATGGAAGCATTTAAGAGCACATTAATAGCAACATCAAATATCTAGTTTAACACTAAGTTTCAGTTGCTTATAAGCATCCGACCAGCCACTTAAACATGATAAATTATTTGATTACTTTATACTGCAATGAAATACTGTATTTTTCATACTTCAACAAGGACAATCAATGAGCCTGCTGCTTATATCTTTACTTATCATTATCTGCCTATTATTACGTTTTTTTAACTTTCATCGCACCAAATCAATCGTATTATGCTGCATAATTTTACTTACAGCACTTATCAGTATCGGGGTCGTCCCTAAATATTTATTGGATAAATTACAGCAAGATTATGTAGCGAAACCCCCGATTCATTGGCAGGAAAATAACGCTATTATCTTACTTGGCGCAGGTCTAGAAAAGGTTGGCAATAATATTGAGCCGCCTTTCCATTCTTTTGGGCGGATCTACGAAACGGCAAGACTTTACAATGAATGTGTTGACAGTGCTCAACAATGTAAAATCATTGTAAGTGGTGGTGATACTAAAAATCTAGGTGATACAGAAGCCGCCGTTTATAAAGAACGCTTAGTTTCTATTGGTATTAATGCCGTTGATATAATCACCGAACCAAAGAGTCTTAACACATGGCAGAATGCACAATTCACCAGTGAAATACTCAGCAAAGGCGATTTCGACTACAGCGTTTTAGTCTCATCTGGATTACACATCAAACGTAGCCAATTGTATTTTGAACATTTTGGTGTACGTGCAACCCCAATCAGAGCCGATTATATGTCAGCAAACATATCATTCATCCCACTTGGGTATAACTTTGCACTGACTGATTTTGCATTACACGAATGGATTGGGTTTTGGCGATATGATATCTACAACATGATTGGCGCAAACCAAAAGCGCACTAATGCGGGTGACGCCTAGCTCGTAGTCTAACGTTAAAGTAGAAACTTAGCACAAAAGTAATAACGAAGGTAACGAGTAAAAATTAAATGATGCGAGTTACCTTCGTATATTGATTATATTAACTATCGGCAAGAGGACGTGTTGGAATTTTTAACTCAGTCCAAACATGGTGAGCAAAACCTGCCCCCGCTTCTTGATACATGTTATAAACAGGATTAACGCCAAGCGCTCTCAGCTCATCTTCATCACTCTTAAAATGTGCTAGCGCAGCAACTTGGAAACTACAACGATCCATTTTATGTAACTGCTCTGCAGCATAATGATTACCGTGATGATCGGGCATCGCTAATAACACCAATTTAATGTTATCGGTCATTTCCAATTTATTCCAAAAATCAGTATCAAGCGCATCGGCAGTGATCACGCGTCGACCAAGTTCACAATGATCTAAGGTCTTTTGGTTATTATAATCAAGACCCAATACCTTATCACCATATTGAGATTTCAATTCATCATACGCACCAGCACCAATTCGGCCCATACCCATCACTAATATTTCGGCATCGCCAAGCGAAACAGGACGATCATCAATGTGTAAATTCGAGGCTTGGAAACGCGCTAATTTATCCGTAAAGCGGTTATAAATATCATCCGCATATTTATTAAGTAACGAAGCAATAACAAAACTGATTGATACTGCAAGTGCAGTAATAATCAACCAGTCTTGTGATAACCAACCTTTATAAGTCGCCAATGCAGCCACAATCAAACCAAACTCACTGTAATTTGCCAACGAAAACGCCGCAAATAATGACGTACGAGCGCGTAGTTTAAATTTCGCCAACGTAAGGAAATATAAGGCTATTTTACCAAACAGTAAGACAGCTAAAATCCCCGCCACGAACAAGTGGTCAATAGTTGGCAGCCCACCTAAACCAATACTGAGAAAGAAACAAACAAGCAGCATCTCTTTCATGTTAAACAAAGACTTTGCCATCTGTTTCGCACTGACGTGACCTGCTAATAACATACCGGCAATCAAGGCCCCCAAATCAGCTTTCATACCTACCGATTCAAACAACCCAGCGCCAAGCACAAGCGAAAGGAAAATACCGTACAAAACCAAGAGTTCACCGTGACCAACTCTGTCTAATAATTTAAACAATAATGGCCTAATTAACGGTAATGCTAATAAAATAACAGCAAATAACGACGGGATCTTACCGACTGAGACTGTTAAAAATACCACGGCAAAGATATCTTGCATGATCAGAATACCAATCGCGATACGGCCATATAACGAGTTTGTTTCACTCTTTTCTTCTAGGATTTTCACTGCAAATACAGTACTTGAGAAACTTAATGCAAAAGCGACAAGCATTAGTGAAAAGCTATCTAGGTTAGTAAAAAAAGTTAACCCTATTTGTTTTAAGATAAATAAAACGACTGCATAAAAAGCAATACTGGCAAAAATATGTACACTTGCCCCACCCCATACTTCGGCTTTAAACAAAGTACGTATATCTAACTTTAAACCAATCGAGAACAAGAGCAAGGTAACACCGAGATCTGCAAATGTTTGCAAACCTTGAGTCGCTTCAAAACCGTAAAAATTAAGCGCAAAACCCGCCAATAGGAAACCGACCATAGGTGGTAATCCCGCTAGATTAACAAGCATACCAAAACTAAATGCAGTGGCGATAAAAAGTAAAAGAGTAGTATCCATTAACGAGACCTATATAAGGTGGACGAAACGCCCATACTCTCGAATGATAACCGTGAGCATGATTAGCGATAATATTTATTGGTTGAATTAAAGCAGTAAATTAGTTTGCTAATTTTAAGATAATTAGTGACATAGAACAATCTCTTTATACTACTTAGGTATTAAATTTATATTACATATAACTCATTTGCATACCTGATCAATTAAATCAATATAACACAGAACGAATATAACAATTGACACATATAACAAATTATACATATACTTATCGCATAATAAAAAATATATGTGAGTAAATAATATGGAACCGACACAACTTTTTAAAATTCTTTCTGACGAAACCCGTCTAAGAATATTAATGCTAATTGATATTGAAAAAGAGCTTTGTGTATGTGAATTAATATCAGCCGTGACAGCAAGTCAGCCAAGTATTTCTCGTAATTTATCTCAACTCCGTAAGTCTGGTTTATTAGTTGATAGAAAGTATAAACAATGGGTGTTCTATGCCATTAACCCAGAATTACCGGAATGGCAAAAAATAATTATAGATCTAAGTTCACAACAAAATAGCAGCTTAATTACTGCTGATATACAACGACTAAACGACATGGGTAAACGCCCAGAAAGAACACAACAACACTGTGAGTAGTAACGAACATGGGTATATTTGAACGATATTTATCAGTATGGGTAGCACTTGCTATCACCGCAGGTGTGATTTTAGGCGCTTGGCAACCAGACGTTTTTCAGTTAATTGCAGGTTTAGAAATTGCACATGTTAACTTAGTTGTCGCCATCTTTATCTGGATAATGATTTATCCAATGATGGTACAAATTGATTTTTCTGCTATTAAAGATGTCGGTAAAAACCCAAAGGGATTGTTCCTCACCGTATTCATTAATTGGATCATTAAACCTTTTACAATGGCTGCTTTTGCCTGGTTATTTTTTAAAGTATTTTTCGCTGACATGGTCGACGCCAGCTCTGCACAAGAATATATCGCGGGGATGATCTTACTCGGGGTGGCGCCTTGTACTGCAATGGTATTTGTTTGGTCACAACTCACCAAAGGTGATGCAAATTACACCTTAGTGCAAGTCTCCGTGAACGACATTATTATGGTCTTTGCATTTGCCCCTATCGCAGCATTTTTACTGGAAGTCAGTGATATCAATGTCCCTTGGGAAACCTTGCTGTTATCTGTTTTTCTCTATGTTGT is part of the Moritella viscosa genome and encodes:
- a CDS encoding transporter, sodium/hydrogen exchanger family → MDTTLLLFIATAFSFGMLVNLAGLPPMVGFLLAGFALNFYGFEATQGLQTFADLGVTLLLFSIGLKLDIRTLFKAEVWGGASVHIFASIAFYAVVLFILKQIGLTFFTNLDSFSLMLVAFALSFSSTVFAVKILEEKSETNSLYGRIAIGILIMQDIFAVVFLTVSVGKIPSLFAVILLALPLIRPLLFKLLDRVGHGELLVLYGIFLSLVLGAGLFESVGMKADLGALIAGMLLAGHVSAKQMAKSLFNMKEMLLVCFFLSIGLGGLPTIDHLFVAGILAVLLFGKIALYFLTLAKFKLRARTSLFAAFSLANYSEFGLIVAALATYKGWLSQDWLIITALAVSISFVIASLLNKYADDIYNRFTDKLARFQASNLHIDDRPVSLGDAEILVMGMGRIGAGAYDELKSQYGDKVLGLDYNNQKTLDHCELGRRVITADALDTDFWNKLEMTDNIKLVLLAMPDHHGNHYAAEQLHKMDRCSFQVAALAHFKSDEDELRALGVNPVYNMYQEAGAGFAHHVWTELKIPTRPLADS
- a CDS encoding transcriptional regulator, LysR-family → MELSDLTIFCAVVEMGGISPAAHALNRVPSNITSRVKKLEAELNTALFIREKNRLRPSPTGEQFFTHAKEILAMAESAILKINNTTPSGRLRLGSIEAVAASRLSNVLLDFHQTYTEVELEVTTSPTGTLIEQVIDGQLDLALVSDPPQDQRLQITPIFSETLVLVSSLLNEDINSPLDLGHNPTLLGFSTQCVYRTRLVDWVKQADILPKIVEINSYTALLNCVTAGMGVGFVPEKLLTVYPFKEGIKTHPLPTMIGSTTTNLIWRKDSVKSSMEAFKSTLIATSNI
- a CDS encoding putative arsenical-resistance protein, encoding MGIFERYLSVWVALAITAGVILGAWQPDVFQLIAGLEIAHVNLVVAIFIWIMIYPMMVQIDFSAIKDVGKNPKGLFLTVFINWIIKPFTMAAFAWLFFKVFFADMVDASSAQEYIAGMILLGVAPCTAMVFVWSQLTKGDANYTLVQVSVNDIIMVFAFAPIAAFLLEVSDINVPWETLLLSVFLYVVLPLIAGILTRKKLDKSTDKEAIRHTLAKLKPWSILGLLATVTLLFGFQANTLLNDPKTIVLIAIPLALQTYMIFAITFFAAKRLKLPHNIAGPACLIGTSNFFELAVAVAISLFGLHSGAALATVVGVLVEVPIMLSLVAIINRSQNSFNNSKSELLS
- a CDS encoding transporter, sodium/hydrogen exchanger family, which translates into the protein MDEHVVILIIALIVLFYGFISKKFAQFDISGPMVFTVLGLICSPFGLGITAVEVDAEFVTVLVEITLVLVLFSDAALLDLKLLRRSWHIPARLLFIALPLTIFAGTAAAVWLFPDQAIIYMILLALLLTPTDAALGKAVVSDPKVPNMIRSSINVESGLNDGIVFPVVLTVVALITSGLSKADDYNWIWYVAEQIVFGMLVGGMVGYLGAKLLNKAIAHNWIEESYQNLIPIALAILGFYLAEALLGNGFIAAFFAGLYIGNTSKQARAHIAEFAESEGELFILISFFLFGLAFVPLTLHDISVNVVIYALLSLTVLRMLPVMISLIGTNLDFASRVFIAWFGPRGIASILYVLIVAHNVGDIGGFDVVYAVVTLTILMSIFAHGFTAQPFSNLYGKSHCNRP
- a CDS encoding membrane protein, which encodes MNNSTRQGYLAAFGAVLIWSGFILVSRMGGISPLLSYDVIAIRYATCAALVLPIWWFKFRFKLWQPKLIVCSLFGGLGYALFAFQGFETTPGSQSAVLLPGLIPVMIIVLSVVVNKQRHVWSKWFGVAVITSGIAVLFLQEFLVQGALSIGHLSLAGAAFCWGIFSVLLSRWQITPWQATASLAMITCSIYMPIYLLWLPKNISFELVSAGLWGDILLQSFYQGFMATIVQMLLYVRAVQIIGAANMGTMMAMVPVIAGVSALFVFDEPVKIGLIIAMTAVSIGVWFANTQFFVNKKHFANKKLTYAKSEHA
- a CDS encoding HTH-type transcriptional regulator, ArsR-family, with the translated sequence MEPTQLFKILSDETRLRILMLIDIEKELCVCELISAVTASQPSISRNLSQLRKSGLLVDRKYKQWVFYAINPELPEWQKIIIDLSSQQNSSLITADIQRLNDMGKRPERTQQHCE
- a CDS encoding 2OG-Fe(II) oxygenase; the encoded protein is MAYHLLVYYTNVETTQLRAKNNFRTTIDAILDNIHKHGYAVIEDALPEGIIEKLLTDCLENQPEFKAAGIGRQQDSQLNTQIRKDKTLWLTGESPAQADFMALMSDLRLEVNRNFFLGLFDYECHYAKYEIGDFYKKHLDAFKGKSNRVFTTVCYLNTPGVGGELLIYAQDSNDVIARVAPKTGTLVVFESERFPHEVLAAKSTRYSIAGWFRMNNSIAGTIDPTS
- a CDS encoding membrane protein, with translation MSLLLISLLIIICLLLRFFNFHRTKSIVLCCIILLTALISIGVVPKYLLDKLQQDYVAKPPIHWQENNAIILLGAGLEKVGNNIEPPFHSFGRIYETARLYNECVDSAQQCKIIVSGGDTKNLGDTEAAVYKERLVSIGINAVDIITEPKSLNTWQNAQFTSEILSKGDFDYSVLVSSGLHIKRSQLYFEHFGVRATPIRADYMSANISFIPLGYNFALTDFALHEWIGFWRYDIYNMIGANQKRTNAGDA